From a region of the Streptomyces sp. B21-083 genome:
- a CDS encoding class I SAM-dependent methyltransferase, whose translation MAPRTSALPRVVGTVTRGTTNPNRLRRMDRWIAATHGAALRRTPSPVAVDLGYGAAPWTAVELLARLRTVAPRARVVGVEIEPARVAAAKPYEREGLAFRHGGFEIPVPERPALIRAANVLRQYEEAEVAAVWARLCARLAPATEIPGGGLLVEGTCDEIGRRHVWVALGPEGPRTVTFATRLGSLDRPSDLAERLPKALIHRNVPGEPVHAFLRDFDRAWAAAAPYASYGARQRWIRAVRDLTADWPVTDGPVRWRQGEVTVAWGALAPRS comes from the coding sequence ATGGCTCCCCGTACATCGGCCCTCCCCCGCGTCGTGGGCACGGTGACGCGCGGGACGACCAATCCCAACCGGCTGCGCCGTATGGACCGCTGGATCGCGGCCACACACGGCGCGGCCCTGCGCCGCACCCCCTCCCCCGTCGCGGTCGACCTCGGGTACGGCGCCGCGCCCTGGACGGCCGTGGAGCTGCTCGCACGGCTGCGTACCGTGGCCCCACGCGCGCGCGTGGTGGGCGTCGAGATCGAACCGGCCCGGGTCGCGGCGGCGAAACCGTACGAGCGCGAGGGGCTCGCCTTCCGGCACGGCGGCTTCGAGATCCCGGTGCCGGAGCGGCCGGCGCTCATCCGCGCGGCGAACGTGCTGCGGCAGTACGAGGAGGCCGAGGTCGCCGCGGTCTGGGCGCGGCTCTGCGCCCGGCTCGCCCCGGCCACGGAGATCCCGGGCGGCGGGCTGCTCGTCGAGGGCACGTGTGACGAGATCGGGCGCCGGCACGTCTGGGTCGCGCTCGGGCCCGAGGGTCCGCGCACGGTCACCTTCGCGACCCGGCTCGGCTCCCTGGACCGCCCCTCCGACCTCGCCGAGCGCCTCCCGAAGGCCCTCATCCACCGGAACGTCCCCGGCGAACCTGTGCACGCGTTCCTGCGCGACTTCGACCGCGCCTGGGCGGCCGCGGCGCCCTACGCGTCGTACGGGGCCCGCCAGCGCTGGATCCGGGCGGTACGGGACCTCACGGCGGACTGGCCGGTGACCGACGGTCCGGTGCGGTGGCGGCAGGGTGAAGTGACCGTGGCGTGGGGCGCGTTGGCGCCTCGGAGCTGA
- a CDS encoding C40 family peptidase, with amino-acid sequence MGVGKRSLIATAVGLVCAVTVLGGAGTAFASPAPTPAPTPTPIPSVTLPPNKDLEAVHKKLEQLYHDAAVATDAYNAAEEQTERQSAEIVELAREIVKGQKRLAELKDRAGAAARAQYRSGGLPPEARLWLSGDPQAWLEGADRIRQGQKATTGLLAEMARTQQDLELYARDASAQWTKLETSRKARAAAQKQIKQQIAAAEQLESQLQKKEKERLAELEREAAAKAQTSWLSSGILDDIDGSDGSATAQGKKAVEFATAQIGKAYEWGAEGPDTFDCSGMTSAAWAAAGVPIPRTSQQQWAQLPHVDVKDMRPGDLIVYFDDASHIAMYIGDGKMVHAPRPGRTITIAGAGTMPILGVVRPG; translated from the coding sequence ATGGGAGTCGGCAAGCGGAGTCTGATCGCGACAGCCGTGGGACTGGTCTGCGCGGTCACCGTCCTGGGTGGCGCGGGCACCGCGTTCGCGAGCCCCGCACCGACCCCGGCCCCGACGCCCACACCGATCCCGAGCGTGACGCTGCCGCCGAACAAGGACCTGGAAGCCGTACACAAGAAGCTGGAGCAGCTCTACCACGACGCGGCGGTCGCCACGGACGCCTACAACGCGGCGGAGGAGCAGACCGAACGGCAGTCCGCCGAGATCGTCGAGCTGGCCCGGGAGATCGTCAAGGGGCAGAAGCGGCTGGCCGAGTTGAAGGACCGCGCGGGTGCCGCGGCGCGCGCCCAGTACCGCTCGGGCGGCCTGCCGCCGGAGGCGCGGTTGTGGCTCAGCGGCGATCCGCAGGCATGGCTGGAGGGTGCCGACCGGATCCGGCAGGGCCAGAAGGCGACCACGGGCCTGCTCGCCGAAATGGCGCGCACGCAGCAGGACTTGGAGCTGTACGCGCGGGACGCCTCGGCCCAGTGGACGAAGCTGGAGACGAGCCGGAAGGCCAGGGCCGCCGCCCAGAAGCAGATCAAGCAGCAGATCGCGGCGGCCGAACAGCTGGAGTCCCAGCTGCAGAAGAAGGAGAAGGAACGCCTCGCGGAGCTGGAGCGCGAGGCCGCCGCCAAGGCGCAGACGTCCTGGCTCAGTTCCGGCATCCTCGACGACATCGACGGCAGCGACGGCAGCGCGACGGCTCAGGGCAAGAAGGCCGTGGAGTTCGCGACGGCCCAGATAGGCAAGGCGTACGAGTGGGGCGCCGAGGGCCCCGACACGTTCGACTGCTCGGGCATGACCTCGGCGGCCTGGGCGGCGGCCGGGGTGCCCATCCCGCGCACCTCGCAGCAGCAGTGGGCCCAGCTGCCCCACGTCGACGTCAAGGACATGCGCCCCGGAGACCTGATCGTCTACTTCGACGACGCGAGCCACATCGCGATGTACATCGGCGACGGCAAGATGGTGCACGCCCCACGGCCAGGGCGGACGATCACGATCGCCGGGGCGGGGACGATGCCGATACTCGGGGTGGTCCGACCGGGCTGA
- a CDS encoding DUF2000 domain-containing protein, whose translation MNAPHTTITPTPEPIRFDTKIAVVLREDLEPWQRLNVTAFLVSGLGTTVPEVIGEPYEDADGTPYLPMLRQPVLVFEATKETLKAAHGRAVSRSLPCAVFTSDLFTTGNDRDNRAAVRAVGAAELDVVGVAVYGPKNPVDKVIKGSRMHP comes from the coding sequence ATGAACGCACCGCACACAACCATCACCCCCACCCCCGAGCCCATCCGCTTCGACACCAAGATCGCCGTGGTCCTGCGCGAGGACCTGGAACCCTGGCAGCGACTGAACGTGACGGCGTTCCTGGTCAGCGGCCTCGGGACGACGGTCCCCGAGGTGATCGGCGAGCCGTACGAGGACGCGGACGGCACCCCGTACCTCCCGATGTTGCGTCAGCCGGTCCTCGTCTTCGAGGCCACGAAGGAGACCCTGAAGGCGGCGCACGGCCGGGCGGTGTCCCGGTCCCTGCCGTGCGCGGTCTTCACCTCCGACCTGTTCACCACCGGCAACGACCGGGACAACCGGGCGGCGGTACGGGCCGTGGGGGCGGCGGAGCTGGATGTGGTGGGGGTGGCGGTGTACGGGCCGAAGAACCCGGTGGACAAGGTGATCAAGGGTTCGCGGATGCACCCGTGA
- a CDS encoding YbjN domain-containing protein, with translation MADSASIIEQVLTEADLDWESPNPGNYVVKLPGTRKLSTTVSLLVGKHSLSLNAFVIRHPDENEAGVHRWLLERNLKLYGVSYAVDRLGDVYVTSKLPLSAITPDEIDRLLGSVLEAADGSFNTLLELGFASAIRKEYAWRVSRGESTRNLDAFAHLTQRPTAD, from the coding sequence ATGGCTGATTCGGCGTCGATCATCGAGCAGGTCCTCACCGAGGCCGACCTGGACTGGGAGAGCCCGAACCCCGGCAACTACGTGGTGAAACTCCCCGGCACCCGCAAACTCTCGACGACGGTCTCACTCCTCGTCGGCAAGCACTCCCTCTCCCTGAACGCGTTCGTGATCCGCCACCCCGACGAGAACGAGGCAGGCGTCCACCGCTGGCTCCTGGAACGCAACCTCAAGCTGTACGGCGTGAGTTACGCGGTCGACCGCCTCGGCGACGTCTATGTGACGTCCAAGCTTCCGCTGTCCGCGATCACTCCGGACGAGATCGACCGTCTCCTCGGCTCGGTCCTGGAGGCGGCCGACGGCAGCTTCAACACCCTTCTGGAGCTGGGTTTCGCGTCGGCGATCCGCAAGGAGTACGCCTGGCGGGTGTCCCGGGGCGAGTCGACCCGCAACCTGGACGCGTTCGCCCACCTCACCCAGCGCCCTACGGCCGACTGA
- a CDS encoding PP2C family protein-serine/threonine phosphatase: MPAPIPRQRAIPAAENGQAPTPAVPGVAPATPATPGETSAGTPSPGAVTKAAADAAASVASPGTHLTLLLIQDDPGGSPVVPELLDATGKPIRVRTARNLTEAERLLTDDVHCILLDLALPAPHHAEDGNDDELAVLKHVLRLAPRHAVLALTASGDAERGTEAVRVGAQDYLFRDELDGRLLSRAIRYAVERKRSDKAERRLTESRLRAQENARLERGLLPTPLLDGSSLRFAARYRPGRSRALLGGDFYDTVRTPDGTVHVMIGDVCGHGPDEAALGVELRIAWRALTLAGLCGDALLGTLQQVLEHERENDEIFATLCTVDISPDGRSAGLCLAGHPAPLLIRPAPASSGSETMAELLPYDNNGPALGLLPGARWPRTQVRLGAEWTLMLYTDGLIEGHIGQGRERLGQDGMVAMIRRQLAQGLRGEKLLRAAVSEVRELNGGELTDDLAVLLLDRLA, from the coding sequence ATGCCCGCACCCATACCGCGGCAGAGAGCGATCCCGGCCGCGGAAAACGGTCAGGCGCCGACCCCGGCCGTGCCCGGAGTGGCCCCGGCCACCCCCGCCACGCCCGGAGAGACCTCCGCAGGCACCCCCAGCCCCGGCGCGGTAACCAAAGCGGCGGCCGACGCAGCCGCCTCCGTCGCCTCCCCCGGCACGCATCTGACTCTGCTGCTGATCCAGGACGACCCGGGCGGCTCGCCCGTCGTGCCCGAGCTGCTCGACGCCACGGGCAAGCCGATCCGCGTCCGTACGGCCCGCAACCTCACCGAGGCCGAGCGGCTGCTCACCGACGACGTCCACTGCATCCTGCTGGACCTCGCGCTGCCCGCGCCCCACCACGCCGAGGACGGCAACGACGACGAGCTGGCGGTGCTCAAGCACGTGCTGCGGCTCGCACCCCGGCACGCCGTCCTCGCGCTCACCGCCTCCGGCGACGCCGAGCGCGGTACGGAGGCGGTGCGCGTCGGCGCCCAGGACTACCTGTTCCGCGACGAGCTGGACGGACGGCTGCTGAGCCGCGCGATCCGCTACGCGGTGGAGAGGAAGCGCTCCGACAAGGCCGAGCGCCGGCTCACCGAGTCCCGGCTGCGGGCCCAGGAGAACGCTCGCCTCGAACGCGGCCTGCTCCCCACCCCGCTCCTCGACGGCTCCTCGCTGCGCTTCGCCGCCCGCTACCGCCCCGGCCGCTCCCGCGCCCTGCTCGGCGGCGACTTCTACGACACGGTCCGGACGCCCGACGGCACGGTCCACGTGATGATCGGCGACGTGTGCGGGCACGGCCCCGACGAGGCGGCGCTCGGTGTGGAGCTGCGCATAGCGTGGCGCGCGCTGACCCTGGCGGGCCTGTGCGGCGACGCCCTGCTGGGCACACTGCAGCAGGTCCTTGAGCACGAACGCGAGAACGACGAGATCTTCGCGACGCTCTGCACGGTCGACATCTCGCCGGACGGCCGCAGCGCGGGCCTGTGCCTGGCCGGCCACCCGGCTCCGCTGCTGATCCGCCCGGCACCCGCATCCTCCGGGTCGGAGACCATGGCGGAGCTGCTGCCGTACGACAACAACGGCCCGGCGCTGGGACTGCTGCCGGGGGCCCGCTGGCCTCGTACGCAGGTACGGCTGGGGGCCGAGTGGACGCTGATGCTCTACACGGACGGCCTGATCGAGGGGCATATCGGCCAGGGCCGGGAACGGCTCGGCCAGGACGGCATGGTGGCGATGATCCGCCGCCAGCTCGCCCAGGGCCTGCGCGGCGAGAAGCTGCTGCGGGCGGCCGTGAGCGAGGTGCGCGAGCTGAACGGCGGGGAGCTGACGGACGACCTGGCGGTCCTGCTGCTCGACCGCCTGGCGTAG
- a CDS encoding cytotoxic translational repressor of toxin-antitoxin stability system has protein sequence MSRPQPDREHHDRFCVVEEWERVRDARGRTGTHHVTYELALHDGRILRTRISHPVDRTAYGAALWSHILRDQLAVTESEFWDCVVDGKLPDRGAPSTPKESLPADLVYLLIHRVGLSEETVSELTKEAAVARLQRHWTDGV, from the coding sequence GTGAGTCGACCTCAACCGGATCGTGAGCATCACGATCGGTTCTGTGTCGTCGAGGAGTGGGAGCGAGTCCGGGACGCTCGCGGGCGTACCGGTACGCACCACGTCACCTACGAGTTGGCGTTGCATGACGGGCGCATCCTGCGGACCCGCATTTCGCATCCTGTCGATCGCACTGCCTACGGCGCCGCATTGTGGAGCCACATTCTTCGCGACCAGTTGGCCGTCACCGAAAGCGAGTTCTGGGACTGCGTGGTCGATGGGAAACTCCCTGACCGGGGAGCCCCATCCACACCCAAGGAGTCGCTGCCGGCCGATCTGGTCTATCTGTTGATCCACCGTGTCGGCCTCTCGGAGGAGACCGTGTCCGAACTGACCAAGGAGGCCGCGGTAGCCCGCCTGCAACGCCACTGGACGGATGGGGTGTAA
- a CDS encoding prevent-host-death protein — MSAVHFENYTEARTHLKELLDAADEGRVATVRRSSGCAAVVDVERLRHYLSSVCSSKAEVVAEAGGWSIFIPGLPVAADGSTFDDALSEMVDALREYADDWQERLRLAPNHQDNWGLVQLIALSDDRQLVDWLVGVQR, encoded by the coding sequence ATGTCCGCAGTACATTTCGAGAACTACACCGAAGCGCGTACACACCTCAAGGAGCTTCTCGACGCCGCAGACGAAGGGCGGGTCGCGACCGTGCGTCGGTCCAGTGGGTGCGCTGCGGTTGTGGATGTTGAGCGGCTGCGCCACTACCTGTCTTCGGTGTGTTCGTCCAAGGCCGAGGTCGTCGCGGAGGCAGGGGGATGGTCGATCTTCATTCCCGGGCTTCCTGTCGCGGCCGATGGATCAACCTTTGACGATGCCCTGAGTGAGATGGTCGACGCCCTGCGGGAGTATGCGGACGACTGGCAGGAAAGGCTGCGACTGGCACCCAATCATCAGGACAATTGGGGGTTGGTGCAGCTGATTGCCCTAAGTGACGACCGTCAGCTTGTGGACTGGCTGGTGGGAGTGCAGCGGTGA
- the mshA gene encoding D-inositol-3-phosphate glycosyltransferase, with protein sequence MSQYIGRLGRRRRPRRVAMLSVHTSPLHQPGTGDAGGMNVYIVELAQRLAAINIEVEIFTRATTAALPPTVELAPGVLVRHVDAGPYEGLPKEDLPAQLCAFTHGVMQAWAGHRPGHYDLVHSHYWLSGHVGWLAAERWGAPLVHAMHTMAKVKNASLAAGDNPEPAARVIGEMQVVAAADRLIANTAEEADELVRHYDADPGKVAVVHPGVNLDRFSPADGRAAARARLGLPQDALIPLFAGRIQPLKAPDVLLRAVAVLLDERPELRANIVVPIVGGPSGSGLAKPEGLQKLAARLGIADVVRFRPPVGQEQLADWFRAASVLVMPSYSESFGLVAIEAQAAGTPVLAAAVGGLPVAVAEGRTGFLVQGHDPAAYARVLRDFADNETLTARMGEAAAQHAQRFGWDASAAATGDVYTAAMQAHRRRVRSLHG encoded by the coding sequence GTGAGCCAGTACATCGGCCGACTGGGACGCCGCCGCAGGCCCCGCCGGGTGGCCATGCTCTCCGTGCACACCTCCCCGCTCCACCAGCCCGGCACGGGCGACGCGGGCGGCATGAACGTCTACATCGTCGAGCTCGCGCAGCGCCTCGCCGCGATCAACATCGAGGTCGAGATCTTCACCCGGGCCACCACGGCCGCCCTTCCCCCGACCGTCGAGCTGGCCCCGGGCGTCCTCGTGCGACACGTCGACGCGGGCCCCTACGAAGGCCTCCCCAAGGAGGACCTCCCCGCCCAGCTGTGCGCCTTCACGCACGGCGTCATGCAGGCCTGGGCCGGCCACCGCCCCGGCCACTACGACCTCGTGCACTCGCACTACTGGCTCTCCGGCCACGTCGGCTGGCTCGCCGCCGAGCGCTGGGGCGCTCCCCTGGTGCACGCCATGCACACCATGGCCAAGGTCAAGAACGCCTCCCTGGCCGCGGGCGACAACCCCGAACCCGCCGCCCGCGTGATCGGCGAGATGCAGGTCGTGGCCGCCGCCGACCGCCTCATCGCCAACACCGCCGAAGAGGCCGACGAACTCGTACGCCACTACGACGCCGACCCCGGCAAGGTCGCCGTCGTCCACCCGGGCGTCAACCTCGACCGCTTCTCCCCGGCCGACGGCCGCGCCGCCGCCCGCGCCCGTCTCGGCCTCCCGCAGGACGCCCTGATCCCCCTCTTCGCGGGCCGCATCCAGCCCCTGAAGGCCCCCGACGTGCTGCTCCGCGCGGTCGCCGTCCTCCTGGACGAGCGCCCCGAGCTGCGCGCCAACATCGTCGTGCCGATAGTCGGCGGCCCCAGCGGCAGCGGCCTGGCCAAACCGGAGGGCCTGCAGAAGCTCGCCGCCCGTCTGGGTATCGCGGACGTCGTACGGTTCCGCCCGCCGGTCGGCCAGGAACAGCTCGCCGACTGGTTCCGGGCGGCCTCCGTCCTCGTCATGCCGTCGTACAGCGAATCGTTCGGCCTGGTCGCCATCGAGGCCCAGGCGGCGGGCACGCCGGTGCTGGCGGCGGCGGTGGGCGGCCTCCCGGTGGCGGTCGCGGAAGGGCGTACGGGATTCCTCGTACAGGGCCACGATCCGGCCGCCTACGCGCGCGTGCTGCGCGATTTCGCCGACAACGAGACCCTGACCGCCCGTATGGGCGAAGCGGCGGCCCAGCACGCCCAGCGCTTCGGCTGGGACGCCTCGGCCGCCGCCACCGGGGACGTCTACACGGCCGCGATGCAGGCCCACAGGCGTCGCGTACGCTCGCTGCATGGCTGA
- a CDS encoding helix-turn-helix domain-containing protein: protein MATLNVGNLGEYLRDQRRTAQLSLRQLADAAGVSNPYLSQIERGLRKPSAEVLQQVAKALRISAETLYVRAGILDAERDRDEVETRAVILADPTLSERQKQVLLQIYESFRKENGFEIADSDSDPAATDVPVPDVPSGALRDIDIGTGIGTGSGADPQQTAS, encoded by the coding sequence ATGGCAACGCTCAACGTCGGCAATCTTGGTGAGTACCTGCGCGATCAGCGGCGCACCGCGCAGCTGTCCCTCAGGCAGCTCGCCGATGCCGCCGGGGTGTCCAATCCGTATCTGAGCCAGATCGAGCGCGGGCTGCGCAAGCCGAGCGCGGAGGTGCTGCAGCAGGTCGCCAAGGCGCTGCGGATCTCCGCCGAGACGCTGTATGTGCGGGCCGGGATCCTGGACGCCGAGCGGGACCGGGACGAGGTGGAGACGCGTGCCGTCATACTCGCCGATCCCACGCTCAGCGAGCGGCAGAAGCAGGTGTTGCTGCAGATCTACGAGTCCTTCCGCAAGGAGAACGGGTTCGAGATCGCCGATTCGGACAGCGACCCAGCCGCGACGGACGTTCCTGTGCCGGACGTTCCGAGCGGTGCTCTCAGAGACATCGACATAGGCACCGGCATAGGCACCGGCAGCGGCGCCGACCCACAGCAGACGGCCAGTTGA
- a CDS encoding helix-turn-helix transcriptional regulator — MPAVPAVSAVPPQRTVSAWRPRVPGVLEVFHAHFVEYAYPMHVHDSWTLLIVDDGAVRYDLDRHERGTPHDTVTLLPPHVPHNGSPATPGGFRKRVLYLDSTHLGDEFIGAAVDRPDLRDPLLRLRVGQLHGALARSGEEFEAAGRLALVAERLRTRLRAGGVPRPPRVDPPLARRLRELLDERLVDGITLDEAARLVHAHPAHLVRAFSAAFGMPPHRYLTARRVELARRLLLDGQSPGVVATATGFYDQAHLTRHFRKLVGVPPGRYRIGSDVSRP; from the coding sequence GTGCCCGCCGTGCCCGCCGTGTCCGCCGTACCCCCGCAGCGCACCGTCTCCGCCTGGCGCCCTCGTGTGCCGGGTGTCCTTGAGGTGTTCCACGCCCACTTCGTCGAGTACGCCTACCCGATGCACGTACACGACTCCTGGACGCTGCTCATCGTCGACGACGGCGCCGTACGGTACGACCTCGACCGGCACGAGCGGGGCACCCCGCACGACACCGTGACCCTGTTGCCGCCGCATGTGCCGCACAACGGGTCGCCCGCGACTCCGGGCGGGTTCCGCAAGCGGGTGCTGTATCTCGACTCCACCCATCTCGGCGACGAGTTCATCGGGGCCGCCGTCGACCGGCCCGATCTGCGGGATCCCCTGTTGCGGCTGCGCGTGGGGCAGTTGCACGGTGCGCTCGCGCGGTCCGGCGAGGAGTTCGAGGCCGCCGGCCGGCTGGCGCTCGTCGCCGAGCGGCTGCGTACGCGGTTGCGGGCCGGCGGCGTACCGCGTCCGCCGCGTGTTGATCCGCCGCTCGCCCGGCGGTTGCGGGAGTTGCTCGACGAGCGGCTCGTCGACGGGATCACGCTCGACGAGGCCGCGCGGCTCGTGCACGCCCATCCCGCGCATCTCGTACGGGCGTTCAGCGCGGCTTTCGGGATGCCGCCGCACCGGTATCTGACGGCCCGACGCGTCGAGCTCGCCCGGCGGTTGCTCCTCGACGGGCAGTCTCCGGGGGTGGTCGCCACCGCCACCGGGTTCTACGACCAGGCCCATCTCACGCGCCACTTCAGGAAGTTGGTGGGCGTGCCGCCCGGGCGGTACCGGATCGGCTCGGACGTCAGTCGGCCGTAG
- a CDS encoding phosphoglyceromutase encodes MADAPYKLILLRHGESEWNAKNLFTGWVDVNLTDKGEKEAVRGGELLKDAGLLPDVLHTSLQRRAIRTAQLALESADRHWIPVHRSWRLNERHYGALQGKDKAQTLAEFGEEQFMLWRRSYDTPPPPLEDGTEFSQSDDPRYATIPPELRPRTECLKDVVDRMLPYWYDGIVPDLLTGRTVLVAAHGNSLRGLVKHLDGISDEAISGLNIPTGIPLAYELDADFKPLTPGGTYLDPDAAAAAIEAVKNQGKK; translated from the coding sequence ATGGCCGACGCACCGTACAAGCTGATCCTCCTCCGCCACGGCGAGAGCGAATGGAACGCGAAGAACCTGTTCACCGGCTGGGTGGACGTCAACCTCACCGACAAGGGCGAGAAGGAGGCGGTCCGTGGCGGTGAGCTGCTCAAGGACGCCGGCCTGCTCCCCGACGTGCTCCACACCTCCCTCCAGCGGCGCGCGATCCGCACGGCCCAGCTCGCGCTGGAGTCCGCGGACCGCCACTGGATCCCCGTCCACCGCAGCTGGCGCCTGAACGAGCGCCACTACGGCGCCCTCCAGGGCAAGGACAAGGCCCAGACGCTCGCCGAGTTCGGCGAGGAGCAGTTCATGCTCTGGCGCCGCTCCTACGACACCCCGCCCCCGCCCCTTGAGGACGGCACGGAGTTCTCCCAGTCGGACGACCCCCGCTACGCGACGATCCCCCCGGAGCTGCGCCCCCGCACGGAGTGCCTGAAGGACGTCGTCGACCGCATGCTCCCGTACTGGTACGACGGCATCGTCCCCGACCTCCTGACCGGCCGTACGGTCCTGGTCGCGGCCCACGGCAACAGCCTCCGCGGCCTGGTCAAGCACCTGGACGGCATCTCCGACGAGGCGATCTCCGGCCTGAACATCCCGACGGGCATCCCCCTCGCCTACGAACTGGACGCCGACTTCAAGCCGCTGACCCCGGGCGGCACCTACCTCGACCCGGACGCGGCCGCGGCGGCGATCGAGGCGGTCAAGAACCAGGGCAAGAAGTAA
- a CDS encoding NUDIX hydrolase, which produces MANDDGVPEKVAWVHVRGGRVLVTRSHGRDRFYFPGGHREPGESDSETLVREIDEELRAAIDPGSMVHVGTFEIGAGHPEHGPFRMICYTAAHQGELIPAREIAEKAWFRYADRNRVSAVDAMVFDALHETGRLS; this is translated from the coding sequence ATGGCGAATGACGACGGTGTGCCCGAGAAGGTCGCGTGGGTTCATGTCCGGGGCGGCCGGGTGTTGGTGACGCGCAGTCATGGCAGGGATCGCTTCTACTTCCCCGGCGGGCATCGTGAACCGGGCGAGTCCGACAGCGAGACGCTGGTGCGGGAGATCGACGAGGAACTGCGGGCGGCGATCGACCCCGGGTCCATGGTGCACGTCGGCACGTTCGAGATCGGCGCGGGCCATCCGGAGCACGGGCCCTTCCGGATGATCTGTTACACCGCCGCTCACCAGGGCGAGCTGATCCCGGCGCGGGAGATCGCCGAGAAGGCGTGGTTCCGCTACGCCGACCGAAACCGGGTCTCGGCCGTCGACGCGATGGTCTTCGACGCGCTGCACGAGACCGGGCGGCTTTCCTGA
- a CDS encoding DUF2516 family protein yields MQGFAGFMWLLSVALIIFSGFALFDAAVRREDAYRAADKKTKPFWLIVLGLAFVVNLIFNILSFLPIIGLVATIVYMVDVRPALRGLPGGGRSRRGGGSSSDGPYGPYNGGR; encoded by the coding sequence ATGCAGGGGTTCGCGGGGTTCATGTGGCTGTTGAGCGTGGCCCTGATCATTTTCAGCGGCTTCGCGCTGTTCGACGCCGCGGTGCGCCGCGAGGACGCCTACCGGGCGGCGGACAAGAAGACCAAGCCGTTCTGGCTGATCGTCCTCGGGCTCGCCTTCGTGGTGAACCTGATCTTCAACATCCTGTCGTTCCTGCCGATCATCGGCCTGGTCGCGACGATCGTGTACATGGTCGACGTACGACCGGCCCTGCGCGGCCTCCCGGGCGGCGGACGCAGCCGCAGAGGCGGCGGCTCCAGCAGTGACGGTCCGTACGGACCGTACAACGGTGGTCGCTGA